From one Anopheles bellator chromosome 1, idAnoBellAS_SP24_06.2, whole genome shotgun sequence genomic stretch:
- the LOC131214713 gene encoding U3 small nucleolar RNA-associated protein 4 homolog translates to MIPPKPITNQHCRLHNVQFYNLLPRGIVCSAINEQQHKLALARDDGTIEIWNMAHAPFLEKTVVGGAGLSIEGLAWAGERLFSVSLAGTLIEWDMRTGDGGHPRVKQSLLVTGNSAWCIAVSRDDRLLAVGTEGGYINLYRLENDELTYERILDKQDGRIVCCRFNHNGDFLVTGSADAVRVWDVRKGHAVHKMTTGRSDRGTPTIVWDVAVLKDFTVISVDSRGRMMFFDGHLGTVLDNVPVSKADLLCLALTEDEEKLFAAGVESNIVTFRRMGGERLKGEKRNNFVRNVNRRCHTHDIKTLATVGRTGLVSGGIDGTLVVSSYPPFQVDKYLPLLPAPTAVVAHGSRTVLLRYTNYLEVWTLARLTDDAADSSGGRKILQIRSKNDEHIVCAAISPDGQWIVYSTENTVRLLHYSPDPRGSDSSRARLMRVKSVPEQFRPGYRVDFTCDSGSLFLYHSNRTITLFACLDNGKGGVGLEHTQTLDGARWLSEAVHLSAVSQCNRYLVCADTASSIVVFEKSAAVPSPVVAKWKRSISLPRYKLPPTAIAIQPGKTRLVVAFADHKLFLYDFDEFQFVFSAYLKLGDDGVGIPNHPISGIVFDPRHESAMLLKNASDILSVSFGATENPELDEPHAQKRKSHYPTNGTDSSNGTADQLKHTLKKVRESNRLVSIEWLGEDELVAIEANALALIEHLPGAFRKKLYGKT, encoded by the exons ATGATTcccccgaaaccgatcacCAACCAACACTGTCGGTTGCACAATGTGCAGTTTTACAATCTGCTTCCGCGTGGTATCGTTTGCTCGGCGATcaacgagcagcagcacaagCTCGCGTTGGCAAG GGACGATGGGACGATAGAAATCTGGAATATGGCGCATGCACCGTTCTTGGAGAaaacggtggtcggtggcgccGGCTTGTCGATCGAGGGGCTGGCGTGGGCCGGCGAACGGTTGTTTTCGGTCAGTCTGGCCGGTACGTTGATCGAGTGGGACATGCGGACCGGGGACGGTGGACATCCGCGGGTGAAACAATCGCTTCTCGTCACGGGTAACTCGGCGTGGTGCATTGCCGTGAGCCGTGACGATCGGTTGCTAGCCGTCGGAACCGAAGGTGGCTACATCAATCTGTATCGGTTGGAGAACGACGAGCTGACGTACGAGCGGATACTGGACAAGCAGGATGGTCGTATCGTGTGTTGCCGGTTCAATCACAACGGAGACTTCCTGGTGACTGGATCGGCCGATGCGGTGCGAGTGTGGGATGTACGGAAAGGTCATGCGGTGCACAAGATGacgaccggtcggtcggatcgcGGGACACCCACGATCGTTTGGGATGTGGCCGTGCTAAAGGATTTCACCGTCATCTCGGTCGATTCGCGCGGCCGTATGATGTTCTTCGATGGCCACCTGGGGACGGTGCTCGACAATGTGCCCGTTTCGAAGGCGGACCTCCTGTGCCTGGCGCTGACGGAGGACGAGGAGAAACTGTTTGCCGCCGGAGTCGAGTCGAACATCGTCACCTTCCGGCGGATGGGCGGTGAGAGGCTGAAGGGTGAGAAGCGCAATAACTTTGTGCGAAACGTCAATCGTCGGTGTCACACGCACGACATCAAAACGTTGGCCACAGTCGGTCGAACCGGCCTGGTGTCGGGCGGGATCGATGGCACGCTGGTCGTTTCGTCCTATCCGCCTTTCCAGGTGGACAAATACTTGCCACTGTTGCCTGCACCGACAGCAGTAGTAGCCCACGGCAGCCGCACTGTGCTGCTCCGGTACACCAACTACCTGGAAGTGTGGACCCTGGCCCGGTTGACCGATGACGCCGCTGATAGTAGTGGCGGAAGGAAAATCCTGCAGATTCGAAGCAAAAACGATGAACACATTGTTTGCGCGGCCATCTCACCGGACGGTCAGTGGATAGTCTACTCGACCGAAAACACTGTCCGCTTGCTACACTACTCACCGGATCCGCGGGGCAGCGATTCCAGCCGAGCGCGCCTGATGCGTGTCAAATCCGTCCCGGAACAGTTCAGGCCTGGCTATCGGGTGGACTTCACGTGCGATTCGGGCAGCCTTTTCCTCTACCATAGCAACAGGACGATCACTTTGTTTGCCTGCTTGGATAACGGCAAAGGAGGTGTCGGACTCGAGCACACGCAGACCCTCGATGGGGCGCGCTGGCTCTCGGAAGCCGTTCACCTTTCGGCCGTTTCGCAATGCAACCGATATCTGGTGTGCGCGGATACGGCCAGTTCGATAGTGGTGTTCGAAAAAAGTGCTGCAGTTCCgtctccggtggtggcgaaatggaaacgatccATTTCGCTCCCGCGCTACAAGCTGCCGCCGACGGCGATCGCCATCCAGCCGGGCAAGACACGGCTCGTCGTTGCGTTCGCCGACCACAAGTTGTTCCTGTATGACTTTGACGAGTTTCAGTTTGTCTTCTCTGCCTACCTCAAGCTGGGCGATGACGGCGTCGGGATACCAAACCACCCGATCAGTGGCATTGTGTTCGATCCGCGTCACGAGTCGGCCATGTTACTGAAGAACGCTTCCGACATTCTGTCGGTGTCCTTTGGGGCCACCGAGAACCCCGAGCTGGATGAGCCGCACGCACAGAAACGCAAATCCCACTACCCGACGAATGGAACAGACTCGTCGAACGGAACAGCGGATCAATTGAAACACACGCTAAAAAAGGTTCGAGAGAGCAACCGGCTGGTAAGCATAGAGTGGTTGGGCGAAGATGAGCTAGTGGCCATCGAAGCGAACGCGCTCGCCTTGATCGAACATCTGCCCGGCGCGTTCCGCAAGAAACTGTACGGCAAGACGTAA